CTCGACCTCGACCACGTAGATCGGCACCGACAGGTTCCGCGGGGTGATGTCCCACTCGCCGGCGAACGCGTTGGTGGCCAGCACGACATGGTCGGCACGGACCCGGCCGTGCGGGGTCGTGACGACGACCTGCTCGCCGTCGCGGACCACGTCGGTGACCTTCGTCTGCTCGAAGACCCGGGCGGCGGAGTCGAGCAGGACCCGGCGCATGCCGAGGCTGAACCTGCCCGGGTTCATCCGTCCGCCGATGACCTCGCGCATGCCTCCGACGAAGCCACGCGGGATCCCGAGCTCCGCAGCCGTCCCGACCTCGACGTGACCACCGGCGCGGGTGACGATCCTCGCGACCCGGCGCACCCGGCCCATCTGCCCGCGCGACACCGCGGCGAACGCGTTGCCGGTCGGCTCGTACTCGCAGTCGATGTCGTGCTTCGCGATGAAGTCCTCGACGTGGTGGGCGGCGTGCTCGGCGAGCCGCATCATGCCGGGCATCTTCTTGCGGGACAGCAGGTTCAGCAGCTGCAGGTCTCCGCCCGGAGCGCCGGCCAGCTGACCGGCGTTGCGCGAGCTGGACCCGTGGCCGCAGAACTCGGCCTCGAGCAGGACGACGTCCTGACCGCGCTCCGTGAGCCGCAGCGCGGTCGACATCCCGTTGATGCCGCCGCCGATCACGGCCACCCGGCAGTCGATGTCCTCGTCCAGCGCGGGCCGTGGGTCGGTGGGCGGATCCACCCAGCCGGTGAAGGAGGTGTACTCGACGTGGTCGGTGTTCATGCCCGGACCGCCCTGCTGCGCTCGTGGGCCGGCGCGGCACCGCGCGCCACGTCGTGGTCGTGCAGGGCGCGGTAGCCGAAGTAGTACGTGAGCAGCTGCAGGCCCCAGACGGTCAGCGCGAACGTGTAGAAGAGCGGGCGGTCCTCGATCGGGTCGACCGAGTCGGGCAGCGGGAAGA
This genomic interval from Nocardioides kongjuensis contains the following:
- a CDS encoding NAD(P)/FAD-dependent oxidoreductase — its product is MNTDHVEYTSFTGWVDPPTDPRPALDEDIDCRVAVIGGGINGMSTALRLTERGQDVVLLEAEFCGHGSSSRNAGQLAGAPGGDLQLLNLLSRKKMPGMMRLAEHAAHHVEDFIAKHDIDCEYEPTGNAFAAVSRGQMGRVRRVARIVTRAGGHVEVGTAAELGIPRGFVGGMREVIGGRMNPGRFSLGMRRVLLDSAARVFEQTKVTDVVRDGEQVVVTTPHGRVRADHVVLATNAFAGEWDITPRNLSVPIYVVEVETEPIDPVRIAALGWTSGMGLVTQHAIMENYRLTPRNTIVFGVRRLERGTSYPLPEKVPDRALVEELAGAFALRFPSLADVALDRAWGGWIAITSSWLPVAGRVGDNVHYSIACNGHGLAQAPYVGTLVADAIVDDELPEDLRTLWHDEPRFPRPIMMGRAGLRTIWAVDRFNDRVNGSRRRARRG